Proteins from one Euwallacea similis isolate ESF13 chromosome 13, ESF131.1, whole genome shotgun sequence genomic window:
- the LOC136412956 gene encoding myosin light chain alkali-like, whose protein sequence is MTDALKPKEMECLEFAMEVYGGKEMLIDSTDLGNVCRAMNCNPSLDTLEKLGAAKKQGEKQLKLDEVIPVVIQLKKERKDEGCYEDFIECLKLYDKNEDGHMLLGELSHMMSTLGEKLTEEQVDELFEDCLGEEDDEGQIEYDPFLRRMCELDPPLKRKKK, encoded by the exons ATG ACCGACGCTTTAAAGCCCAAAGAGATGGAAT GCCTGGAATTTGCCATGGAGGTCTACGGAGGCAAGGAAATGCTCATTGACTCTACCGATTTGGGAAATGTCTGTAGAGCCATGAATTGCAACCCTAGTCTGGACACCTTGGAGAAATTGGGGGCTGCAAAGAAACAAG GAGAGAAACAGTTAAAACTGGATGAAGTAATACCCGTAGTCATCCAACTCAAAAAGGAGCGGAAAGATGAGGGCTGCTATGAGGACTTCATTGAGTGCTTGAAATTGTACGACAAAAATGAAGACGGTCACATGTTACTAGGAGAACTTTCCCACATGATGTCGACTTTAG GAGAAAAACTAACTGAGGAACAAGTTGATGAGCTCTTCGAGGACTGCCTGGGCGAAGAAGATGATGAAGGCCAAATTGAGTACGATC CGTTTTTGAGACGAATGTGTGAATTGGACCCCCCACTCAAGAGAAAGAAGAAGTAG
- the LOC136412903 gene encoding RYamide receptor-like, giving the protein MNINNVSDPSFTFIPSEDPLLDFIEDSNETCDVLPSNYPTRDPIFSTVVYSMYVTIFIVALLGNVFVCYIVLQSPRMRTVTNYFIMNLAVGDILITVLCVPFTSVTIMLQYWPFGAFMCPFVSYVSTLSVLVSAYTLVAISIDKWMLIMYPLKPRITKRSATYIIAVVWIFAGITVLPSGVFTNIKQPINESVYQRCDKYLCNEDYSSIGYVYEITYATVLMLLQYIIPLKVLVFTYTSIAAVIWCHRIPGEAENTRDKRMARSKRKMIKMMITVVLVYTVCWLPYNLFMVLQTQIAENMKPYVYITFHLLAMSHACYNPIIYCYMNTRFRDGLFLILRTMPCFKSCYMRETRGSLSSGFQRNACLEGTDSTTLQRNNTFTTYITLNRKNRASTYQNVPRSASSVRRSQSSNGTRYSGRNKCVKPDVADEPI; this is encoded by the exons ATGAATATCAACAACGTCTCAGACCCCAGTTTCACTTTCATCCCCTCAGAAGATCCTCTGCTTGACTTCATCGAAGACTCCAATGAAACATGCGACGTCCTCCCTTCTAACTACCCCACAAGGGACCCAATTTTCTCCACAGTTGTCTACTCTATGTATGTGACAATTTTCATTGTCGCCTTGTTGGGAAATGTATTTGTGTGTTACATAGTGCTACAATCACCAAGAATGCGTACAGTGACTAACTACTTTATAATGAACTTGGCTGTGggtgatattttaataacagtGCTTTGTGTGCCCTTCACTTCGGTTACTATAATGTTACAATATTGGCCTTTCGGGGCTTTTATGTGTCCTTTTGTGAGTTACGTGAGTACTTTGAGTGTGCTCGTTAGTGCTTACACCCTG GTGGCCATTAGTATAGACAAATGGATGCTCATAATGTATCCTCTCAAACCAAGGATAACAAAGAGGTCTGCCACCTATATCATAGCTGTAGTCTGGATCTTTGCCGGTATCACAGTACTGCCCTCAGGAGTGTTTACCAATATCAAACAACCGATTAACGAGTCTGTTTACCAAAGATGCGACaa ATACCTTTGCAACGAAGACTACTCATCAATCGGATATGTGTATGAAATCACTTACGCAACTGTCCTAATGCTGCTTCAATACATCATTCCTTTGAAAGTGTTGGTGTTCACCTATACCAGCATTGCAGCTGTCATTTGGTGTCATAGAATACCTGGAGAAGCTGAAAATACTAGAGACAAGAGAATGGCTCGATCCAAGAGAAAG atgATAAAAATGATGATAACCGTTGTGCTAGTCTACACAGTGTGCTGGCTTCCTTACAATCTGTTTATG GTCCTGCAAACCCAAATCGCCGAGAACATGAAGCCCTATGTCTACATCACTTTTCATTTACTGGCCATGTCTCACGCCTGCTACAACCCTATAATATACTGCTACATGAACACGAGGTTTAGAGATGGATTGTTCTTGATTTTGAGAACGATGCCCTGCTTCAAGAGCTGCTACATGAGAGAAACCCGCGGGTCTCTGTCATCGGGATTTCAACGAAATGCCT GTCTGGAAGGCACCGACAGTACTACCTTGCAACGCAATAACACTTTTACAACCTATATAACTCTAAATAGGAAAAATCGGGCTTCAACCTATCAGAACGTACCTAGATCTGCATCTTCGGTTCGTCGAAGTCAGAGTTCCAATGGAACCAGATATAGTGGAAGGAACAAGTGTGTTAAACCAGATGTGGCTGATGAGCCTATATAA